The Tetrapisispora phaffii CBS 4417 chromosome 5, complete genome genome segment ACACCAGCACTTGGAACGACCATATGTGGATTTTGAACAGCCACTTTTGTTGCAATTGAGGTTTCAGCACTTTGAGTGAATTCATCAGGTTTgccatttttattattatccatttgtaaaattttatcCGAGTAAGGGCCAGTAGCATTTACAATAACTTTTGcattaatttgaattttttcaCCAGTTTCAATATCTTCCACAATAGCACCAGTTAATTGGTCAGAAGAGGGATCTTTGAGCAATTGTTTCACCTCCATATAGTTTAATACAGTAGCACCGTTTTCGATTGCAGTGATAGCCAAAGTTGAGTTCATTCTTGAATCATTAAAAGTACCATCATGATAAACCAAACCagcttttaattttgattcatCCAACATTGGAGCAATTTCACAGGCGTTTGCTTTTGAAACTAAATAcgatgattttaaattttggGAACCAGCAAAGATGTCATACATTTTAACACCAGCGTAAAAATAAGGGACTTGCCAGTACTTATAAACAGGGATCATAATCGGTAAGATTTTACAAAGATGTGGGGCAGTATATAAAAGATGGGCTCTTTCATTTAAAGCCTCGATGACTAAGTCTAGTTGCGCTTTTGACAGTTGGAACACAGCCTTCTCTAAATATCTAACACCACCGTGAGCCATTTTAgttgattttgaagaagTACCGGAAGCAAAATCATCCTTTTCCACTAAAGCGACATTAAGCCCTCTTGTAGCAGCATCCAAAGCACTACCCGAACCGGTGGCACCACCACCGATGATTAACACGTCGAATTGGTCTGTAGTTTTCAGATTATTGACTAATTCCGATCTCGTAGGTATATTGACATTCGGCGAATCGACCGGATTGGCTAGCACAGCTTCATTTTGGATAATGGACGCATTATCCCAATTATTGGTTGATTGCAATTGATTGTAATAGAAAGATGCCCCGACTACAGCAGCGGCAGTACCGGCGACTAACTTGCGTGAAGCCACTTGCTTTACAGCGTGTCTAAACATAATGGAGTCCAGGTGATTGTCGTAGGAATGtatactttatatatatatatataagaataGAAGAACCGAAATGGTGAATAGAAGATATAAGACGGCATTGATAAAAGAGAGAAgacaaaaaataagaaactCTTAACAACAGGATGTTTTTATACTTGAGGTTGgtgataatttatttatagaaAACTTTGCTTACCCCACACTTTGTTTCACCACGAGACGAGCGATGTTGTTGCAGTAATTTCAGAACAGACGAGATCCTTAGAGTGAGACCTGGTCTTAATTGAGAATACCGAAAGGTTACATATGGCGTATGCTACATAGGTGGTTGCCATAAAGTCTGCGATGTGGGCAGTCGAACAGCACAGACTCTGCATAGCATTAGCATTGGCACAACATACCAGCACTCAGCGTCAGCACTAGCCGTTTCCATAATAGAGATCAGACTAAAGAATATAGAACTTCGCGTAAGGTAAGGTGGGTAATAGCAAACATACGCAAATATCGAGAATTTAATTGGTTCGAATTAGTTGGGTGGGAAATTACATGTTCCGTTTCGATTTCCATTTTCGtgcatttttcaatttcgaATTTTTGTGGAGATACGGGGGGATGTTAAACCCGGGCCAATGGCATGTGTGTGCTCACCGACGGGGACAGCGTGTTCTGTGTGACACAAAGACGCACATAAGCATAAGCCTGTGTGCGTTTCCCTGtgtttttgtgtttttgtGTTTCTACCCTAACATCAACATCTGAACCGCCCCCCTGTTTTTAGCACAGTTTCCAcgttttcaattgtttccGAAAACAGTTTCTACGCTGTTCTTCTGTTAAAGGCTGGAAATAAGGGAAATGAACATGGAAAACAAACGCTTTTCGCTCACAACATCGACGTTCTGCAAGGCAGGGTCACTGATAGTCCCACCGTATAGAAACTTAATGCTGTAAAAGACAAAGGTTGCAATTGAGTTTTCTCGGGCTCACTCGAGCCGGCCGGCCGGTACTTCCATCCCCCCCACCCCATATAGATACATACTCTCACATTAActtattgttttatattaGAACGctatatatactttttcTATTCATCGATGCCTCTACGTCTTGTTCGTTTCAACTTCTTCCTGATCACCAGCACTGGGATCGAACACACATAGTTTTGTAAGCCACTTGGCGATAACATTATATTCAGTGAACAAATTAAACTCTTGGGTTTCAAGCCATATATCATCTCgttcaaaaaatgtttcGGGTAAGGGTGCGTCATTGAAATTACCACCACGTCTAATCTGTCGATGATTGAATTGTTGCAATCATTCAAGTACATCACGTTCTCCCGAATTTTCTGCAGATTGGAAgtcattttcttcttcattgCGTCGTTGTTGGATGTGGTCGATCCCTCCCAATGTACAATGTATAATGTATCGTTGTTCTTGACGAGTGTGCCCATTACGTACGTCAAAGCATAGGTGGATTCGCTCGACAGGTCTgtatataaaatgaaagaaTCGCCGCTGTCGCTACTACCACTACTACTCGTGGTGTTGTTTGTATTAGAGCTGGCGATGGTGGCGCTGGTGGAAGCGTGGTGCTCGGAGTCTTGTTTGTTCAGTTCACTGTTGCTGGAGAAACTCCCGGACCCGCTATCAATATCGTCGTCgtatttgttatttttactGATTAGTTCCATGGCTTTCACAAACCCACCTTCTAACTCATTGATCAATACGTTTGCGTTCGGATCTATCTTGTTCTTCACCAAATCCTCATTGTACGCGCTTTTCCACGGCTTACTTCTTTCTAAAACCTCGTTTATAGATATACAATAATTGGGTAATACTTTCATCCCCAAATCAAATGTAAAATCATCAATCTCCAGTTCATTCTCCAGGTCACTAACTTGTTCTTCATCCGATATCTCGTCGTCATCTTCGTCAAAGTActcatcgtcatcatcttctAGATCTTCATTAGAATGGTCCCTGTGTGCTCCATCATTTGCCCTCCTGAATTTTAATCTCATCGAAGGATCCTTTCTTAAAACTGTCCATTTTAGAAATTCTTCATCTCTCACCATACTAGAGGCCCTGCTTCTGCTTCTGGatttagaattattgtTGCTAGAATAACTAAAAGAATTACCAGTGCCCGAACTATCTTCCCTATTATTTCGACTTCTTGTACGACCCCTATCGTTTTCGATTTGCTCAGAATCAAACTTCACCCCACTGCTCTCATTGTTCGCACCAGCACTGAAATAATCCCCAGCGCTATTGCTTAACTCCATGATTGGACTGTTCTTTGTGTTGGCAGCATCTTTCGAGTGAGTTTCATTCTCgtttaaaatatctacAGTCCCACCTTCTGGTCCAGTCAACAATATACTTTTTCTATTTGACATGCTCAATTGTTTCTACTACTGTAACctatataaaaataataccTTCTAATATCAATCGTATTATTCAGTGCTTTCGATcacaattatatatatatatgtataagTGTAATAGGTATAA includes the following:
- the GUT2 gene encoding glycerol-3-phosphate dehydrogenase (similar to Saccharomyces cerevisiae GUT2 (YIL155C); ancestral locus Anc_5.711), encoding MFRHAVKQVASRKLVAGTAAAVVGASFYYNQLQSTNNWDNASIIQNEAVLANPVDSPNVNIPTRSELVNNLKTTDQFDVLIIGGGATGSGSALDAATRGLNVALVEKDDFASGTSSKSTKMAHGGVRYLEKAVFQLSKAQLDLVIEALNERAHLLYTAPHLCKILPIMIPVYKYWQVPYFYAGVKMYDIFAGSQNLKSSYLVSKANACEIAPMLDESKLKAGLVYHDGTFNDSRMNSTLAITAIENGATVLNYMEVKQLLKDPSSDQLTGAIVEDIETGEKIQINAKVIVNATGPYSDKILQMDNNKNGKPDEFTQSAETSIATKVAVQNPHMVVPSAGVHIILPSFYCPREMGLLDANTSDGRVMFFLPWQGKVLAGTTDIPMKTVPENPTATEADIQDILKELQHYIKFPVKREDVLSAWAGIRPLVQDPRKTPKEGATQELVRSHFIFTSDHGLVTIAGGKWTTYREMAEETIDTVVKNGKFNVKPCSTRKLKLAGGENYDPNLAALLAQKYHLPSKLSEHLANNYGTRSPLICDMFVADDHNRLPIYLAGKEENKVYGTVDFDSFRYPYSIAEVKYCVHHEYARTTLDFLMRRSRFAFLDAKQALKSVEGTVKIMGDELNWDEERRKQETDYSIEYIKTFGV
- the IMP21 gene encoding Imp21p (similar to Saccharomyces cerevisiae IMP2' (YIL154C); ancestral locus Anc_5.710), translated to MSNRKSILLTGPEGGTVDILNENETHSKDAANTKNSPIMELSNSAGDYFSAGANNESSGVKFDSEQIENDRGRTRSRNNREDSSGTGNSFSYSSNNNSKSRSRSRASSMVRDEEFLKWTVLRKDPSMRLKFRRANDGAHRDHSNEDLEDDDDEYFDEDDDEISDEEQVSDLENELEIDDFTFDLGMKVLPNYCISINEVLERSKPWKSAYNEDLVKNKIDPNANVLINELEGGFVKAMELISKNNKYDDDIDSGSGSFSSNSELNKQDSEHHASTSATIASSNTNNTTSSSGSSDSGDSFILYTDLSSESTYALTYVMGTLVKNNDTLYIVHWEGSTTSNNDAMKKKMTSNLQKIRENVMYLNDCNNSIIDRLDVVVISMTHPYPKHFLNEMIYGLKPKSLICSLNIMLSPSGLQNYVCSIPVLVIRKKLKRTRRRGIDE